A region of Rattus rattus isolate New Zealand chromosome 7, Rrattus_CSIRO_v1, whole genome shotgun sequence DNA encodes the following proteins:
- the Rdh14 gene encoding retinol dehydrogenase 14, which yields MAVASVAAALLAALGGALWLAARRFSGSSGQRRQGGGDPGLMRGKTVLITGANSGLGRATAGELLRLGARVIMGCRDRARAEEAAGQLRQELGQAGGLGPDATDGQLVVKELDLASLRSVRAFCQELLQEEPRLDVLINNAGVFQCPYTKTEDGFEMQFGVNHLGHFLLTNLLLGLLKSSAPSRIVVVSSKLYKYGDINFEDLNSEQSYNKSFCYSRSKLANILFTRELARRLEGTNVTVNVLHPGIVRTNLGRHIHIPLLARPLFNLVSWAFFKTPLEGAQTSIYLASSPDVEGVSGRYFGDCKEEELLPKAMDESVARKLWDISEVMVGILK from the exons ATGGCAGTGGCTAGTGTGGCCGCAGCGCTCCTGGCCGCACTGGGCGGGGCGTTGTGGCTGGCAGCCCGGCGGTTCTCTGGGTCAAGTGGCCAGCGGCGGCAGGGAGGCGGAGACCCGGGCCTCATGCGCGGGAAGACGGTGCTGATCACCGGAGCAAACAGTGGCCTGGGCCGCGCCACGGCCGGGGAGCTGCTACGCCTGGGGGCGCGGGTCATCATGGGATGTCGGGACCGCGCCCGAGCAGAGGAGGCAGCGGGTCAGCTCAGGCAGGAGCTTGGTCAGGCTGGGGGTCTCGGGCCCGATGCCACCGATGGCCAGCTGGTCGTTAAGGAGCTGGACCTCGCCTCGCTGCGCTCCGTGCGAGCCTTCTGTCAAGAACTGCTACAG GAGGAGCCCAGGCTAGATGTCCTGATCAATAATGCGGGggttttccagtgcccatatacGAAGACTGAAGATGGATTTGAGATGCAGTTTGGAGTGAACCACCTGGGCCACTTCCTTCTCACCAATCTTCTCCTTGGGCTCCTCaaaagttcagctcccagcaggATTGTAGTCGTTTCCTCTAAACTTTATAAATATGGAGACATCAACTTTGAAGACTTGAACAGTGAACAAAGCTATAATAAAAGCTTCTGTTATAGTCGAAGCAAGCTGGCTAACATTCTTTTCACAAGGGAACTAGCCCGTCGCTTAGAAGGAACAAATGTGACTGTCAACGTGCTGCATCCTGGTATTGTGCGAACAAACCTGGGGAGGCACATACACATCCCATTGCTGGCAAGACCACTTTTCAATTTGgtgtcctgggcttttttcaAAACTCCATTAGAAGGTGCCCAGACCTCCATCTACTTAGCCTCTTCACCCGACGTGGAAGGTGTATCGGGAAGGTACTTTGGTGATTGTAAGGAGGAAGAACTCTTACCCAAAGCTATGGATGAGTCAGTGGCAAGAAAACTGTGGGATATCAGTGAAGTGATGGTTGGCATTCTAAAATAG